In Rhodothermus marinus DSM 4252, a single genomic region encodes these proteins:
- the hisC gene encoding histidinol-phosphate transaminase, with protein sequence MIPVADTLEQALAAIRPAVRQGKPYLVGTPPEAPIKLNQNESPWDLPEALKRELLEAFFALPFNRYPAEHPERLRRALAEYLDWTPEGVIVGNGSNELVFTVGLAVIDEGTPVVLPRPMFSLYEMIVRLHCGRLHAVAPRPDLHFDVEGLLEAMRRHRPALVVLTTPNNPTGLAMAPEDVEAVVAAAPGLVLIDEAYVEFADGVGARPLLDRYPHVLLLRTFSKAFGLAGLRLGYLVGHPDVVRELYKARIPFMVDRLAETVALTLLRHLDLVRERVAEIKAGVQWLYRELAALPGVEPIPSQANFVIFRTPLEPDVLLARLAKDGILIRNMSGYSELRGYVRMNAGRAEENRAFMVALKKALAGHETP encoded by the coding sequence ATGATTCCCGTGGCCGATACACTGGAGCAGGCCCTGGCGGCCATTCGACCCGCCGTACGTCAGGGCAAGCCGTACCTGGTGGGGACGCCGCCCGAGGCGCCCATCAAACTGAATCAGAACGAAAGCCCCTGGGATCTACCCGAGGCGCTCAAGCGCGAGCTCCTGGAGGCATTTTTCGCGCTGCCGTTCAATCGCTATCCGGCCGAGCACCCGGAACGGTTGCGCCGGGCGCTGGCCGAATACCTGGACTGGACCCCGGAGGGCGTTATCGTGGGCAACGGCTCGAACGAGCTGGTCTTCACGGTAGGGCTGGCCGTGATCGACGAAGGTACGCCCGTGGTGCTGCCCCGGCCCATGTTTTCGCTCTACGAGATGATCGTGCGCCTGCACTGCGGCCGCCTCCATGCCGTGGCCCCGCGCCCGGACCTGCACTTCGACGTCGAAGGATTGCTGGAGGCTATGCGCCGGCACCGGCCGGCGCTGGTAGTCCTGACCACGCCGAACAACCCGACGGGGCTGGCCATGGCGCCCGAGGACGTCGAGGCGGTGGTGGCGGCGGCGCCCGGTCTGGTGCTGATCGACGAGGCCTATGTGGAGTTTGCCGACGGGGTGGGGGCCCGGCCACTGCTGGACCGCTACCCGCATGTGTTGCTGCTGCGGACGTTCTCGAAAGCCTTCGGGCTGGCCGGGTTGCGACTGGGCTATCTGGTAGGCCACCCGGACGTGGTCCGTGAACTCTACAAGGCGCGCATCCCCTTCATGGTGGATCGGCTGGCCGAGACGGTGGCGCTCACGCTGCTCCGACACCTGGACCTGGTGCGGGAGCGCGTGGCCGAGATCAAAGCCGGCGTGCAATGGCTCTACCGGGAGCTGGCCGCGCTGCCGGGCGTCGAGCCGATACCCTCGCAGGCCAATTTTGTAATCTTTCGGACACCGCTGGAACCCGACGTGCTGCTCGCTCGTCTGGCGAAAGACGGGATCCTGATCCGCAACATGAGCGGTTATTCCGAGCTGCGCGGGTATGTGCGCATGAACGCGGGGCGGGCCGAGGAGAACCGGGCTTTTATGGTCGCGTTGAAGAAGGCGCTCGCCGGCCACGAGACCCCGTAA
- a CDS encoding bifunctional nuclease family protein: MELIQVDIVGLSTSPTSGGAYALVLGEIQGNRRLPIIIGAFEAQAIALELEKIQPPRPMTHDLLRDLFEAVGAEVLSVVIDELRDGTFYAKIRFVHNGRERQLDARPSDAVALAVRVDAPIFVAPAVMEEAGIPTEEGAGLSIGSEARPEEEEPEPPMSRLERLQRMLEKAVEEEDYERAAQLRDEIARLKKEQGQN; encoded by the coding sequence ATGGAATTGATTCAGGTTGACATTGTCGGGCTTTCGACCAGTCCTACCAGTGGGGGCGCGTATGCGCTGGTCCTGGGAGAAATCCAGGGAAATCGTCGGTTGCCCATCATCATCGGTGCGTTCGAGGCGCAGGCCATCGCGCTGGAGCTGGAAAAGATTCAGCCGCCGCGTCCGATGACGCACGACCTGTTGCGTGACCTGTTCGAGGCCGTCGGTGCCGAGGTGCTCAGTGTGGTAATCGACGAGCTGCGCGACGGCACGTTCTACGCCAAGATTCGCTTCGTGCACAACGGCCGCGAGCGGCAACTGGACGCGCGTCCGAGCGATGCGGTGGCGCTGGCCGTGCGGGTGGACGCCCCGATCTTCGTGGCGCCGGCCGTGATGGAAGAGGCCGGCATCCCCACCGAAGAGGGAGCAGGACTGTCAATCGGAAGCGAAGCGCGTCCGGAAGAGGAAGAACCCGAGCCACCCATGTCGCGCCTGGAACGCCTGCAGCGGATGCTGGAGAAAGCCGTTGAGGAAGAGGATTACGAGCGGGCCGCTCAGCTGCGCGACGAGATCGCCCGCCTGAAAAAAGAACAGGGCCAGAACTGA
- the bshC gene encoding bacillithiol biosynthesis cysteine-adding enzyme BshC: METNLQVLQHERVPLTALRDFSTLFVTYATEYEPLAAFYAGNYRDPEVRRGLAMRVAAHPRDRATLVEVLEEQNARWGLDAATRRHIEALRDPECVAIVTGQQVGLLGGPLFTLYKALTVGKLARELADELDRPVVPVFWLAGEDHDYEEVASVTVLQGAEPVTLRLERPDPDYAGPVGRLALPETIRTLLDELADLLPPTEFQEPLLALLQETYRPGVSFQDAFARLLKRLVPEEVGLVLIDPDDARLKALARPLFERELTDWETAHARLEAVSRELGARYHVQVQTRPLHLFLLEDHRRIPLDAEPDGFHLRGEDRVLSRAEALALLQKAPERFSPNALLRPLYQDWLLPTLAYVAGPAEIAYWAQLKPLYEWAGLPMPLVYPRALMLLVEPRIARWLERYQLRPEALQEEPDRIFHRLVKEQLDGELEAAFEEARRQLRELGVRLRPLVERVDPSLGPATEAWATGLEHELDRFWARVLKAGKRREETLRNQLVRARNSLFPNGVLQERVLSPVYFLNKYGLELPRRLQQVLSTDTSALQVVYLQ, encoded by the coding sequence ATGGAAACCAACCTGCAGGTCCTCCAGCACGAACGCGTGCCGCTGACCGCCCTGCGGGATTTTTCCACGCTGTTCGTCACCTACGCCACCGAATACGAGCCGCTGGCGGCCTTTTACGCCGGCAATTACCGTGATCCGGAGGTGCGCCGCGGGCTGGCCATGCGGGTAGCCGCCCACCCGCGCGATCGGGCGACACTGGTCGAGGTGCTCGAGGAGCAGAACGCACGCTGGGGTCTGGACGCGGCCACGCGGAGGCACATCGAGGCGCTGCGCGATCCGGAATGTGTGGCCATCGTGACCGGTCAGCAGGTGGGGTTGCTGGGCGGGCCGCTTTTCACGCTCTACAAAGCGTTGACGGTGGGCAAACTGGCCCGCGAGCTGGCCGACGAACTGGACCGCCCCGTGGTGCCCGTCTTCTGGCTGGCCGGCGAAGATCATGATTACGAGGAAGTCGCGTCCGTCACGGTGCTGCAGGGAGCCGAGCCGGTGACGCTTCGGCTGGAGCGGCCCGACCCGGACTATGCGGGACCGGTGGGGCGACTGGCCCTGCCGGAAACGATCCGGACGCTGCTGGACGAACTGGCCGATCTGTTGCCGCCTACGGAATTTCAGGAGCCGCTGCTGGCGCTGCTGCAGGAGACCTATCGGCCCGGCGTCTCCTTCCAGGACGCATTTGCCCGATTGCTCAAACGTCTGGTACCCGAGGAGGTCGGTCTGGTGCTGATCGACCCGGACGATGCCCGCCTGAAGGCGCTGGCCCGGCCGCTTTTTGAACGGGAGCTGACCGACTGGGAGACCGCGCACGCCCGGCTCGAAGCGGTGAGTCGGGAGCTGGGGGCGCGCTACCACGTGCAGGTGCAGACCCGGCCGCTTCACCTGTTTCTGCTGGAAGATCATCGGCGCATTCCGCTGGACGCCGAACCGGACGGATTCCACCTGCGGGGCGAAGACCGCGTGCTTTCGCGGGCCGAAGCCCTGGCGTTGCTGCAAAAGGCGCCCGAACGCTTCAGTCCGAACGCCCTGCTTCGGCCGCTCTATCAGGACTGGCTGCTGCCCACGCTTGCCTACGTGGCGGGACCGGCCGAGATCGCCTACTGGGCTCAGCTCAAACCCCTGTACGAGTGGGCCGGGCTGCCGATGCCACTCGTCTATCCGCGGGCGCTGATGCTGCTGGTGGAACCCCGAATTGCCCGCTGGCTGGAACGCTATCAATTGCGCCCCGAAGCACTGCAGGAAGAACCGGACCGGATTTTCCACCGCCTGGTGAAGGAACAGCTCGACGGCGAACTGGAGGCTGCTTTCGAGGAGGCCCGGCGGCAACTCCGCGAACTGGGCGTCCGGCTGCGGCCGCTCGTCGAACGGGTGGATCCGTCGCTGGGACCGGCCACCGAGGCCTGGGCCACCGGGCTGGAGCATGAGCTGGATCGCTTCTGGGCCCGTGTGCTGAAGGCCGGCAAACGCCGCGAAGAGACGCTGCGTAACCAGCTCGTGCGGGCGCGGAACAGCCTCTTCCCCAACGGCGTGCTGCAGGAGCGCGTGCTCTCGCCCGTGTACTTTCTGAACAAATACGGGCTGGAGTTGCCGCGCCGATTGCAGCAGGTGCTCTCGACCGACACATCAGCGCTCCAGGTGGTGTATCTGCAATGA
- the hisD gene encoding histidinol dehydrogenase gives MELLPIVPYEQRAERLAALWARGGTFDPEIERAVQEILQQVQQQGDAALLALTERFDGVRPPSLRVPEAELAAAYEAMDPELKAIIAEAADNIRRFHEHQRRTSWFVEDGDGVVLGQRIVPLERVGLYVPGGRAFYPSSLLMNAIPAQVAGVPELHLVSPPGPSGWPHPLVLATAHFLGIRHVYAVGGAQAVAALAFGTETIPRVDKIVGPGNAYVALAKKMVFGRVDIDAVAGPSEIVVLADDTADPEFVAADLLSQAEHDERASAVLVTPHELLAEAVRARVQRMVAEAPRRAILEVSLARYGACIVTPSMTEAYAVVNELAPEHLELIVRDPWAALPHIRHAGAIFLGPFSTEPVGDYFAGPNHVLPTGGTARYASALSVDDFVRSQSIIAYTAERLRRTGPRIMRFAEAEALPAHAQAVAVRLARLAEQAPDSAVRSSA, from the coding sequence ATGGAACTGCTTCCCATAGTCCCCTACGAACAGCGCGCCGAGCGGCTGGCGGCGCTCTGGGCGCGTGGCGGCACGTTCGATCCGGAAATCGAGCGGGCCGTGCAGGAGATCCTGCAGCAGGTGCAGCAGCAGGGTGACGCCGCGCTGCTGGCACTGACCGAGCGATTCGACGGGGTGCGTCCGCCATCGCTCCGGGTGCCGGAAGCGGAGCTGGCGGCCGCGTACGAGGCCATGGACCCCGAGCTGAAGGCCATCATTGCCGAGGCGGCCGACAACATCCGGCGCTTCCACGAGCACCAGCGGCGCACGTCGTGGTTCGTCGAGGACGGTGACGGCGTGGTGCTGGGCCAGCGCATCGTGCCGCTGGAGCGGGTGGGACTCTACGTGCCGGGCGGCCGCGCGTTCTACCCCTCCAGTCTGCTGATGAACGCAATCCCGGCACAGGTGGCCGGCGTGCCGGAGCTGCATCTGGTCTCGCCGCCGGGGCCTTCCGGGTGGCCGCATCCGCTGGTGCTGGCCACCGCCCACTTTCTGGGTATTCGTCATGTGTATGCCGTGGGTGGAGCGCAGGCGGTGGCGGCGCTGGCCTTCGGTACGGAGACGATCCCGCGGGTGGATAAAATCGTGGGGCCGGGCAATGCCTACGTGGCGCTGGCCAAGAAAATGGTCTTCGGGCGGGTGGACATCGACGCCGTAGCCGGCCCCAGTGAGATCGTCGTGCTGGCCGACGACACGGCCGATCCGGAGTTCGTGGCGGCCGACCTGCTCTCGCAGGCCGAGCACGACGAGCGGGCTTCGGCCGTGCTGGTTACGCCGCACGAGCTGCTGGCCGAGGCGGTCCGGGCACGCGTGCAGCGCATGGTGGCCGAGGCGCCTCGTCGCGCGATCCTAGAGGTGTCGCTGGCACGCTACGGCGCCTGCATCGTGACACCGTCGATGACCGAAGCGTACGCGGTGGTCAACGAGCTGGCGCCCGAGCACTTGGAGCTGATCGTTCGGGATCCCTGGGCGGCGTTGCCGCACATCCGCCATGCCGGGGCCATCTTTCTGGGTCCGTTTTCGACGGAGCCGGTGGGCGACTACTTTGCCGGACCCAACCACGTATTGCCCACCGGCGGCACGGCCCGCTATGCCTCGGCGCTGAGTGTGGACGACTTCGTGCGGAGTCAGTCGATCATTGCCTACACGGCCGAGCGGCTGCGCCGGACCGGTCCGCGCATCATGCGCTTCGCCGAAGCCGAGGCGTTGCCGGCGCACGCCCAGGCGGTGGCCGTCCGGCTGGCCCGGCTGGCGGAACAAGCGCCGGATTCCGCCGTGCGTTCGTCTGCCTGA
- a CDS encoding PP2C family protein-serine/threonine phosphatase encodes MSSRRFATSDLVLALAGVIGLVLGLWLLPRQHPDAALQHMLSAEAARHRAAAFLAQRGYRVDTTHALVVLRRAPELLRRWQTRWGRPELVRRLEDLPWLPVYRWVVYRSSDEMNGQRWQVVLAGDGTIWGFRGPETPGEDPAARAAVGIAAEAFDPLASWGKLSGAPDSSETPERPGPAAAVALARYHLQRTIGSVLPLRPDSVGLLATSSPQQAVVRFRGLSPTGDSVTVQVVVTASGQLRALEATWGTLHLPEPSPLEEGPPRRGERGFTVHEVQDLLSVLLFAGLGIWLLTVFLRRLHRRLLDTQGPLRDAVLGGLAFTVATLGGALPGILQVPDLWLRLLILLMSTLVVGVFGAASVFLLAGTSDALARDRWPEKLAVLTLLRNGQVRNVVVGASLLRGLALGGLLLGMTVGLLGLWPRAALRLDAGAWTVPWPGMQAAVWLGFAVWVGMLLVYLLLAVMARLPWRDGGRVVGTLTLLLLLAGVSAIDLEQVGFELLVHALWGVVLAWACWRYEPACSGIGAMTAWALWRSASGWMAPDGPFGPDGWIVLAMVGTGLVIGFVGIRSRRSAAELPRYVPAYLQELARQERLERELEIARQAQASLLPRTLPEVPGAAMAALCRPAYEVGGDYYDVFALPDGRLAVVVGDVSGKGIQAAFFMTLIKGHVRALSLSTRDPADVLRHLNRLFREQAPRGLFVTMIYGVLDPTTRTFTLARAGHPPVLHYRACTQQVQCLRPSGMGIGLADAELFDKALENCVLRLEAGDRVLLYTDGITEMAGPRGERWGLERLQQWLRESSRRGYAPEQALGALEEQLRAFAGTTELADDLTAILLEAKQDGYAN; translated from the coding sequence ATGAGCAGCCGTCGTTTTGCAACGTCAGATCTGGTGCTGGCGCTGGCCGGGGTGATCGGGCTGGTGCTTGGCCTGTGGCTGTTGCCGCGTCAGCATCCCGACGCGGCCCTGCAGCACATGCTGTCGGCCGAGGCCGCCCGGCATCGGGCCGCTGCTTTTCTGGCCCAGCGGGGCTACCGGGTCGACACGACGCACGCGCTCGTGGTGCTGCGGCGCGCGCCCGAGCTGTTGCGTCGCTGGCAGACGCGATGGGGGCGGCCGGAGCTGGTGCGACGCCTGGAGGACTTGCCCTGGCTGCCGGTTTACCGATGGGTGGTGTACCGGTCTTCCGACGAGATGAATGGCCAGCGCTGGCAGGTGGTGCTGGCCGGCGACGGAACGATCTGGGGCTTTCGCGGACCGGAGACGCCGGGTGAAGATCCGGCCGCCCGGGCGGCCGTCGGGATTGCGGCCGAGGCTTTCGATCCACTGGCATCGTGGGGGAAGCTCTCCGGCGCGCCGGATTCGTCGGAAACGCCGGAGCGGCCCGGTCCGGCGGCAGCCGTCGCGCTGGCCCGCTATCACCTGCAGCGTACGATCGGTTCGGTGCTGCCACTGCGGCCGGATTCGGTCGGGCTGCTGGCGACGAGCAGCCCGCAGCAGGCGGTGGTGCGTTTTCGGGGCCTGTCCCCCACGGGCGACTCGGTGACGGTGCAGGTGGTGGTGACCGCCAGCGGGCAGTTGCGCGCGCTGGAAGCGACGTGGGGGACGTTGCACCTGCCGGAGCCGTCTCCGCTCGAAGAAGGACCGCCGCGGCGGGGTGAGCGCGGATTCACGGTGCACGAAGTGCAGGATCTGCTGTCCGTGCTCCTTTTTGCAGGGTTGGGCATCTGGCTGCTGACCGTGTTTCTACGGCGGTTGCATCGTCGGTTGCTCGACACCCAGGGGCCGCTGCGGGACGCCGTGCTGGGTGGGTTGGCCTTTACCGTGGCGACGCTGGGTGGTGCATTGCCCGGGATTCTACAGGTGCCGGACCTCTGGTTGCGCCTGCTGATCCTGTTGATGTCGACGCTGGTCGTGGGCGTTTTCGGGGCGGCCAGTGTCTTCCTGCTGGCCGGTACGTCCGATGCGCTGGCGCGGGATCGCTGGCCGGAAAAACTGGCCGTGCTGACGCTGTTGCGCAACGGACAGGTGCGCAACGTGGTGGTGGGGGCTTCGCTGCTACGGGGTCTGGCACTGGGCGGGCTGCTGCTGGGCATGACGGTCGGGTTGCTCGGACTCTGGCCGCGGGCGGCCCTGCGGCTGGATGCGGGCGCGTGGACCGTCCCGTGGCCCGGCATGCAGGCGGCCGTGTGGCTGGGCTTTGCCGTGTGGGTGGGCATGCTGCTGGTCTACCTGCTGCTGGCCGTGATGGCCCGGCTGCCCTGGCGCGATGGCGGGCGGGTGGTGGGCACGTTGACCCTGCTGCTGTTGCTGGCTGGCGTCAGCGCGATCGATCTGGAGCAGGTCGGCTTCGAGTTGCTCGTGCACGCACTCTGGGGCGTGGTGCTGGCATGGGCCTGCTGGCGCTACGAGCCGGCGTGCAGCGGAATAGGAGCCATGACCGCCTGGGCGCTGTGGCGAAGTGCCTCGGGCTGGATGGCGCCGGACGGACCCTTCGGGCCGGACGGATGGATCGTGCTGGCCATGGTGGGGACCGGGCTGGTGATCGGCTTTGTGGGCATTCGAAGCCGGCGCTCTGCAGCGGAGTTGCCCCGCTACGTACCCGCCTACCTGCAGGAACTGGCCCGGCAGGAACGCCTGGAGCGGGAGCTGGAAATCGCCCGTCAGGCGCAGGCTTCCCTGCTGCCCCGCACGCTCCCGGAGGTCCCGGGCGCCGCGATGGCAGCCCTCTGCCGGCCGGCCTACGAGGTGGGCGGCGACTATTACGATGTCTTCGCGTTGCCAGACGGGCGGTTGGCCGTCGTCGTGGGCGACGTAAGCGGTAAAGGCATTCAAGCGGCCTTCTTCATGACCTTGATCAAAGGCCACGTGCGGGCGCTCAGCCTCTCGACGCGCGATCCCGCCGACGTGCTGCGCCATCTGAACCGACTCTTCCGGGAGCAGGCGCCGCGCGGCCTTTTCGTGACCATGATCTACGGGGTGCTGGATCCCACGACCCGCACGTTCACGCTGGCGCGGGCCGGCCATCCGCCGGTGCTACACTACCGGGCCTGCACGCAGCAGGTGCAGTGCCTGCGACCGTCCGGCATGGGCATCGGACTGGCCGACGCCGAACTGTTCGACAAGGCGCTGGAAAACTGTGTGCTTCGTCTGGAAGCGGGCGACCGCGTGCTGCTCTACACAGACGGCATCACCGAGATGGCGGGGCCGCGGGGAGAGCGCTGGGGACTCGAGCGCCTGCAACAGTGGTTGCGCGAAAGCAGCAGGCGTGGATACGCACCGGAACAGGCTCTGGGAGCGCTGGAGGAGCAGCTGCGCGCGTTTGCCGGTACGACCGAGCTGGCCGACGACCTGACGGCCATTCTGCTGGAAGCAAAACAGGACGGGTATGCGAACTGA
- a CDS encoding purine-nucleoside phosphorylase, which translates to MRTEASLQSALDWLRPKLREAPEVALILGSGLGALAEAVSEAVEVPVREIPGYPAPTVSGHAGRLVFGRLEGCRVVVLQGRLHCYEGYPPQTVTLPVRLVHALGAQRLIVTNAAGGLNPHFRPGTLMFIVDHINAAFRNPLVGQLADRRPLMRGAPDMSRAYDLDWLAEAETVALRLGIPTQRGVYLWTLGPSYETKAEIRMYRRMGADAVGMSTVPEVLQARQLGMKVLGISTITNMAAGLHAGPLTHEEVLQVGLQVRDRLERLIRGILYQQSAKKF; encoded by the coding sequence ATGCGAACTGAAGCGTCTTTGCAGTCGGCGCTGGACTGGCTGCGGCCGAAGCTTCGGGAAGCGCCCGAAGTGGCGCTGATTCTGGGCTCCGGGCTGGGCGCGTTGGCCGAAGCGGTGAGCGAGGCCGTCGAGGTGCCGGTTCGGGAAATCCCGGGCTACCCGGCACCGACCGTCTCGGGGCATGCCGGACGTCTGGTCTTCGGCCGGCTGGAAGGGTGCCGCGTCGTGGTGCTCCAGGGACGGTTGCACTGCTACGAGGGCTACCCGCCGCAGACCGTCACGCTGCCGGTGCGGCTGGTCCATGCGCTGGGGGCGCAACGCCTGATCGTGACGAATGCAGCCGGCGGACTGAATCCCCATTTCCGCCCCGGCACGCTCATGTTCATCGTCGATCACATCAACGCCGCGTTCCGCAATCCGCTGGTGGGCCAGCTCGCCGATCGGCGGCCGCTGATGCGCGGGGCGCCGGACATGAGCCGGGCCTACGACCTGGACTGGCTGGCCGAGGCCGAAACCGTGGCGCTGCGTCTGGGCATTCCCACGCAGCGGGGCGTCTATCTCTGGACGCTGGGACCCAGCTACGAGACGAAGGCCGAGATCCGCATGTACCGCCGCATGGGGGCCGACGCCGTCGGCATGAGCACGGTGCCCGAAGTGTTGCAGGCACGCCAGCTGGGCATGAAGGTGCTGGGCATCTCCACGATCACCAACATGGCGGCCGGGCTCCATGCGGGTCCCCTCACGCACGAAGAGGTGCTGCAGGTGGGACTCCAGGTGCGCGATCGGCTGGAGCGACTGATCCGCGGCATTCTTTATCAACAATCTGCGAAGAAATTTTAG
- a CDS encoding DUF3276 family protein has translation MSYEPHTDYGYQGAHSDGYNMQDRRAPREDRHYREEVYSKRVPAGKRTYFFDVKPTRSGDDYFITITESKRIDDHHYEKHKIFLYKEDFGKFIAAIHEVVQHIREEYLPDYDFKDLPELPLAPRHSRDDEATD, from the coding sequence ATGAGCTACGAACCACACACCGACTACGGGTACCAGGGAGCGCATTCGGACGGCTACAACATGCAGGATCGGCGCGCTCCGCGGGAGGACCGGCACTACCGGGAAGAGGTGTACTCCAAGCGCGTACCGGCCGGTAAGCGCACCTACTTCTTCGATGTGAAGCCGACGCGCTCCGGTGACGACTACTTCATCACGATCACCGAGAGCAAGCGCATCGACGATCACCACTACGAAAAGCACAAAATCTTCCTTTACAAGGAGGATTTCGGCAAGTTCATTGCCGCCATTCACGAAGTGGTGCAGCATATTCGTGAGGAATATCTGCCCGACTACGACTTCAAGGATCTGCCCGAACTGCCGCTGGCGCCGCGGCATTCGCGGGATGATGAAGCGACCGATTGA
- a CDS encoding HD domain-containing protein has protein sequence MMVGGKDGRALFSPLVEQAIELAARWHDGTYRKSQWRPPLMPSPDPDDLVPVPVMAHLTTVALLVDRAGWDDVTVAAAFLHDALEDTNRHGQQLRYEVLRERMGEAVARLVRDVTEQKYDEQGRRRSWEERKADYLARLRTATPAAVAISLADKLHNLWTINQSLQAGVDVFTDGPGRRALSAGPEAQLRFHRALLELAAGHDDPRLEPLRARLAHEVERFARRVASGQG, from the coding sequence ATGATGGTGGGAGGCAAAGACGGACGGGCGCTGTTCAGTCCGCTGGTGGAGCAGGCCATCGAGCTGGCCGCCCGCTGGCACGACGGAACCTATCGCAAAAGCCAGTGGCGGCCGCCGCTGATGCCTTCGCCGGACCCTGACGACCTGGTGCCCGTGCCGGTCATGGCCCACCTGACGACCGTGGCGCTGCTGGTGGACCGGGCCGGCTGGGACGACGTGACCGTGGCGGCGGCCTTTCTGCACGACGCCCTGGAAGACACGAACCGCCACGGCCAGCAGCTTCGCTACGAGGTACTGCGCGAGCGCATGGGTGAGGCGGTGGCCCGACTGGTGCGCGACGTGACCGAACAGAAATACGACGAACAGGGACGACGTCGGAGCTGGGAGGAGCGTAAGGCCGATTACCTGGCCCGCCTGCGCACGGCCACGCCGGCCGCCGTCGCCATCAGTCTGGCCGACAAGCTGCACAACCTGTGGACGATCAACCAGAGCCTGCAGGCCGGCGTCGATGTGTTCACGGACGGTCCCGGTCGGCGGGCGCTCAGTGCCGGGCCCGAAGCGCAACTTCGTTTCCACCGGGCTCTGCTGGAACTGGCCGCCGGGCACGACGACCCCCGCCTGGAGCCGTTGCGCGCGCGCCTGGCCCACGAAGTCGAGCGCTTCGCCCGCCGGGTGGCGTCCGGGCAAGGGTAG